In the Flagellimonas sp. MMG031 genome, one interval contains:
- a CDS encoding DUF4920 domain-containing protein, giving the protein MRVFNIFTVALLGICLVSCKQETMKGDYFGEEFAISDQASKTAAPYDQIVGKDSLQTQVVGEIKEVCQAKGCWMKVQLGSNEEVFVRFKDYGFFVPKDAAGKRVVMNGSAFFEEMSVEDQRHYAEDEGASEDELASITSPKKTLRFEADGVLIESQP; this is encoded by the coding sequence ATGAGGGTTTTTAACATTTTCACTGTTGCACTTCTAGGTATTTGCTTGGTTTCCTGTAAGCAAGAGACCATGAAAGGAGATTATTTTGGCGAGGAATTTGCCATTTCCGACCAAGCATCAAAGACTGCCGCTCCGTATGATCAAATTGTGGGGAAAGATTCATTACAAACACAAGTGGTTGGGGAAATAAAAGAGGTTTGCCAAGCCAAAGGTTGCTGGATGAAGGTCCAATTGGGGTCCAACGAAGAAGTTTTTGTCCGTTTTAAGGATTACGGTTTTTTTGTGCCCAAGGATGCTGCCGGAAAAAGGGTGGTAATGAATGGATCCGCCTTTTTTGAAGAAATGTCGGTAGAAGACCAAAGGCATTATGCCGAAGATGAAGGTGCATCGGAAGATGAGCTGGCCTCGATCACCTCACCAAAGAAAACGCTCAGGTTCGAGGCCGATGGTGTGCTGATCGAAAGCCAACCTTGA